A genome region from Phocoena sinus isolate mPhoSin1 chromosome 16, mPhoSin1.pri, whole genome shotgun sequence includes the following:
- the C16H10orf62 gene encoding uncharacterized protein C10orf62 homolog: MLWMQRKRRRKKDSETAQDKQEPPESDKARKESWIKSHFSCLSEEKLAAGSSPTCSHSAGACSSGAAAQPESGSGEASTTIRVDTFTTRQGEEGTALHREPLTSKQRMSGTSVTKETHEESGKSSSTDEATWAVVAACTKEIDTKGQQLAISMLQRATACQNSGHLESKDISQEELKALEEVEMKLKGNFLTQQETTTAGANHTHTFHSHCHHGHQGYPTHPSHPCHSLPNSSH; this comes from the coding sequence ATGTTGTGGatgcagaggaagaggagaaggaagaaggattCTGAGACTGCACAAGACAAGCAGGAGCCACCAGAAAGCGACAAAGCAAGGAAGGAGAGCTGGATCAAATCGCACTTTAGCTGTCTTTCCGAAGAGAAGCTGGCTGCCGGCAGCAGCCCCACCTGCAGCCATAGCGCCGGGGCCTGCAGCAGCGGTGCTGCTGCCCAGCCTGAGAGCGGCAGCGGGGAGGCCAGCACCACGATTCGTGTGGACACCTTCACCACGAGGCAAGGAGAAGAGGGCACTGCTCTTCACCGGGAGCCCTTGACCAGCAAGCAGAGGATGTCTGGGACCTCAGTGACCAAAGAGACCCACGAGGAGTCTGGGAAATCCTCGTCCACGGATGAGGCCACGTGGGCCGTCGTGGCTGCCTGTACCAAGGAGATTGACACCAAGGGGCAGCAGCTGGCTATCTCCATGTTGCAGCGTGCCACAGCTTGCCAGAACTCAGGCCACCTGGAGTCCAAGGACATCAGCCAGGAGGAGCTGAAGGCCCTCGAGGAGGTGGAGATGAAGCTGAAAGGGAATTTCCTCACCCAGCAGGAAACCACCACAGCTGGTGCCAACCACACGCACACCTTCCATAGCCATTGCCACCATGGCCACCAGGGTTATCCAACCCACCCGAGCCACCCGTGCCACAGCCTGCCGAACAGCAGCCACTAG